The Polyangium mundeleinium genome contains the following window.
GCCGCGTCGTCGAGGAGGATCGTTCGGCTCTCGGTCGCGTGCACGCCCCCAAGGTCAATGGCGAGCCGGTCGTTGATGAAGACCCATAGGTCATCGTCGCCACGGAACGTGAGCGACTCGCCGCCGACGTACCGAAACGGAATCTGCATCTCCAGCGTGAAATGAAAATTGTGCGGATTCCCCTCGTTGCCGAGGAGCTGCCCGTCGATCGGAAAGAAGTCAGGCGCGTGGAAGCGATACACGTCCGGCGTGTCCGGGCTCGACGCGAGGTCGAGGACGAACGGCGTCGAGGCATTGACCCCGGGGACGTCGCGGTACCATTCGTCGAAGCTCGCCTTGCCGCTCGTCGTGGGGGTCGTGGGGCTGCCCGCGTAGACGGGTTTGCCGTCGCTGCCGAGGTTCGTCTGGACGATCCCGAGATCGAGGCCGATCGAGACCTCCTCGAAGTCAGGGTGCGCGGAGCTGAAATCGCGGATCGTGACGCCGAGGGGGAGCGTGGAGGACGGCTGGGGCGCCGTGCAGCCCTCCCATCGCCCGAAGACGCACGTCTCCACGCCCTTGCCGCAGATGGTCTCGCATTCCCGTGTTTGCCCCTCCACCTGGCAGACGGGGAGTTCGGTGCGCGCGCCGCAGCCTGAAACGAGGCCGAGGAGGAGGAGCCCTCGAACGATCGTCGCCATGACGATCATCGTCTCCTCGGCCTTAGGCAAAATCAATGCATTTTACTGGAGGAAGCCAGCCGCGCAGCCGTTCGCCACGAGCCGCGCCCAGTCGCCGGTGCCCTGCATCCCCGGGTGCCCCGTGCCGTTCGAGTAAACGACCTTGAAGTCGGGACGGTACGCATGCGCGATCTCGCCGTCGGCGTACGTGCCGTCGACGATCCCGGCGCCCTGCAGGATGAGGTAATCGCGGTAGGTGGAGGCATACGCCGAGACGCCGCTGTGCAGGAACGTCGTGCCATTGCCCGAATAACTCGACGAGGTGTAGAGGTTTTCCCCGGTCGGCGACACCACGGGCGAATACGCCGCGGTCATGATCTTGCCCGCGAGCGAGATGTTGCTCGTGTACGTCGAGAAAACGCCGAGGACGACATTGCCGCCCGCGTCCACGAAATCGCCGAGGTTGTTGCCGAACGTGGTCGCGTTGGCGTACCCCTCGTTGACCCAGGTGTGCACGCAGTCATAGGTGTTCAAGGTCGCGAGCGAGGGCGTGGACATGCGGGGATCGACATACGTCACCGTGCCGCCGGTGATCGCCGCAATGGCGGTGCGATACGAAGCGGCGTCGGCGATCGACGGGGCATACGCGATCCGGATGCGCGCGCAGGTGCTCGGGGTGCCCTTGCACCGGAAATACGGCTCGACCTTGCAGATCGCCGAGCAACCGTCGCCGCCCATGGCGTCCCCGTCGTCGCATTTCTCGCCGGGCAAGAGGAGCCCGTCGCCGCAGAGGGGCGTGCACACGCTCGGCATACCCGTGCAGGTGTAGCCGCCCTCGACCTGGCAGGTCGCCGAGCAACCGTCGCCCGATGTCGTGCCCGCGTCGTCGCACGGCTCGCCCGCGACCACGAGGCCGTCGCCGCAGACCGACGTGCACGTCTTGCCATTGCCGGTGAAACCCTGATTGCAAGCGCAGGAGAACGAGCCGGGCTGGTTCGTGCACGCCGCGTTCGGATCACAATCGTCCGTGTTGGCGGCACACTCGTTCACATCCGTGCACTGGACACCATTGCCCGTGTATCCCATGTTGCACGTGCAGGAGAACGAGCCGGGCTGGTTCGTACACGCCGCATTCGCGTGGCAGTTGTCTGTATTCAGCGCGCACTCGTCCACGTCCATGCACTGGATGCCGTCGCCGGTGTATCCCATGTTGCACGCGCAGGAGAACGTGCCGGGCAGGTTCGTGCACGCCGCATTCGCGTGGCAGTTGTCCGTATTCAGCGCGCACTCGTCCACGTCCATGCACAGGACGCCGTCGCCCGCGTAGCCCATGTTGCACGTGCAGGCGAACGAGCCGGGCGTGTTGGTGCAGGACGCGTTCGCGTCGCAGTTATCGGTATTCAGCGCGCACTCGTCCACTTCCATGCACGTGACGCCGTCGCCCGCATATCCCATGTTGCAGGCGCAGGCGAACGAACCCGGCGTGTTGGTGCAGCTCGCATTCGCGTCGCAGTTGTCCGTATTCAGCGCGCACTCGTCCACGTCCGTGCACACCGTCGGCTCCCCCGCGCACTCCCAGCCGGATTCGAACGTGCACGCCGCCGAGCAGCCGTCTGCATCGGCCTTATTGCCGTCGTCGCACGCCTCCATGCCGGCGATCAGCCCGTCGCCACAGCCCGTCGTGCACGTGCTCGGCTCCCCGGCGCAGCTCCATCCTTCTTCGATGGCGCACGCCGCCGAGCAGCCGTCCGCATCGGCCGTATTGCCGTCGTCACACCCCTCGCTGCCCTCGACCGAGCCGTCGCCACAGACGGCGCTACTGCCGCCCGTGCCGCCTTGACCGCCCACCCCACCCTGGCCGCCTTGGCCGCCCTGGCCTGCGTCACCGCCTTGGCCCGCGTCGCCGCCCTGGCCGCCTTGACCGCCCGCCCCGCCCTGGCCCGCGCTACCGCCCTGGCCCGCCCCCCCCGTCGTGGGGATCGATGGGTCATCGCTGCAGCCCGCGGCTGCCACCAATATCGCCCCGAGGAGCAAGATCCCGCTGATCGCCCGAATCCCACCACGCATGCTCCGACCTCCTCACGGGCTGCCTCGTGCAGCGCGCAAACGTCGGGCATCGGAACCTGGACAGCCCTCGCTTGTCCAGAAATTTTCGTGAAGGATCACGCGAGATTCGGGCTGCAGCGCTGCGTCAAGCTCTTGGCCGTTGCACGAGCCGCGTCGAGAGGAAAATCAAATACAGACCTGCCAGGCCCACGAGCACGTACACGATGCGCGTGAGCGCCGAGTCCACGCCGAAAAGGGCCGTCACGAGGTTCCACTGGAAGAGGCCCACGAGCGCCCAGTTGAGGGCGCCGACGATCACGAGGATCATCGCCACCCACGCCAACCCCGACATCCCATCCGTGCGTGTATCTACCATGCGAGGCCGTCGATGCATGGGACGGACCAGCGATCCGCCCAGCCGAGCCGAGCCACGTCAGGCAAGAAAATCGAGCAGCGCCCCGTAGGTCTCGAGCGGCGCCTCCAGCGGGACGAGGTGCCCCACGCCGGGCAGCGTGCGAAGCCGCGCGCCCGGAATCCGCCGCGCGAGGAGCTCGCCATTTTCGTGCGGAATCAGCGGATCGGCATCGCCATGCAGGACGAGCGTCGGCGCGCGGACATCGCCGAGGCGATCCCAAACGGAGAACCTGCTGATCGCCTGGATTTGCCGCAGGAGCCCGTCGACCTCGGGCGCGCCTTCGAGCGTGGAGGTGATGGCCATGTCGAGCAACTCAGGGTACTTCTGCACGAACGCGGGCCCCGTGATGGCGCGATAAAACGAGGCGAGACGCGCCTCGGCCGCCGCGTGATCCCCGCCGCGGGCGAGCGCCGTGAGCTCGGAGAGGATCGCACCTTCGGGCTTCCGCGCGAGGTCGCCGCCCGCCGAGGTCGCGAGGAGCACGAGGCGCGAGAGCCGCTCGGGGTAACGCACGGCGATCTCCTGCGCGATCATGCCGCCCATCGAAATGCCGACGAGCCGCGCCTCGGGGATCCCGAGGTGATCGAGGAGCCCCACGGCATCTGCGGCCATGTCCGCGATCTCGTAACTCCCGCCGGAGACACGCGAAGAACGGCCGACGTCGCGGTTGTCGAACTGGATCGCGCGGAAGCCACGTCCGGCGAGGGCCCGCGAAATCGGCGTCCAGTTGTCCCCCCGCGAGCCGAGGCCCATCACGAGCAGCACGGCCGGGCCGCTCTCGCCGAAGGTGTCGTAATGGATGTCGACGTCGCCGAGCCGCGCGATGCCCATGGTGGCCCGAGGACGTAGCCGCTTCCGCCCGTGACGTCGAGGCTTCCCAGCCGGGCCCATCTTCCCGTACCCTGCCGGCACGGCCCCTCCGGGCCCTCGGGAGAGCATCGATGCTCGACATTTCGCAGTTGCTCAAGGCCGCCATCGCCACGCTGATCTTCGTCGCGATCGGGCTCGTCGTCTTCGCCGTGGCGTTCATCATCATCACGAAGGTGACGCCGTTCTCGATCCGCAAGGAGATCGAGGAGGACCAGAACACCGCGCTGGCGATCGTGATCGGCTCGGTGATCCTGGGCCTGTCCTGGATCATCGCCGCGGCGATCCACGGCTAGCAGGAGGAACGGGAGAGGTCCCGAGCGCCTCGTGAACGGGCCCTGGATCTGGGGCGCGCGCGTCGACGTGGCCGTCTTCGGAGGGTCCGCGGCGCTCGCGCTCGTGCTCGCCGCGCTCGCGCCCGCGCTGAGCGACGAGGGCGCACTGCCGCTCTGGGGGTGGATCACGTTCGTGCTCGCGGTCGACGTCGCGCACGTCCACACGACGTTCTTCCGGACGTACTTCGATCGCGAGGAGCTCCGGAAGCGCCGCGCGCTCTACATCGCCACGCCGCTCACGTGCTGGGCCGCGGGCGCGTGCCTCCACGCCACGTCCGAGCGGCTCTTCTGGCGCGTGCTCGCATACGTGGCGGTGCTGCACTTCGTGCGGCAACAAGCGGGCTGGGTGGCGATCTACCGGGCGCGCGCGGGCGAACGTTCGCAGCTCGGACGCGTGCTCGACGACGCCACGATCTACGCGTCGACCTGCTTCCCGCTGCTCTACTGGCACGCGCACCTGCCCCGCGCGTTCCGGTGGTTCGTCGAGAACGACTTCGTGACCCTGCCGTGGCTCGCGGCGCTCGTCGTGCCCGCGGGGATCGTATGGGCCGCGCTGCTCGTCGCGTACGCCGCGCGCGCCGCGTTCGTGGCGTGGCGCGGCGGGCCGCGGAACCCGGGCAAACACCTCGTCGTGGCGACGACGGCGCTCACGTGGTTCTCCGGGATCGTCGCGACGAATTCGGACTTCCAGTTCACCGTGACGAACGTGCTCGTACACGGGATCCCGTACATGGCGCTGCTCTGGGCCTACATGCGGGAGAGGGCGCGGGAAGCGCCCGCGGGGCTCGTCGCGCGGATCGCTACGGGCGGCGTGCTCGCGTTCGCCGCGGCGGCGCTCGCGCTCGCGTTCGTCGAGGAGGCGCTCTGGGATCGGCTGGTCTGGCACGACAGACCCTCGCTCTTCGGCGGGATGCGCGAGGCGCCGCTGCTCGGCCCCTCGGCGCGGGCGCTCGTGGTGCCGCTGCTCGCGCTGCCGCAGGCCACGCATTACGTGCTCGACGCGGTGCTCTGGCGCCGCAAGGACACGGGCCCGGCGCAGGCGCGAGCGCTCGGGTTCCGGGGCGCGCCGGAGCCTGCCGCTTGACCGGGCCACGCCGCGCGGCGAACGTTCGATCGATGCTTGCTTGGTCGCGCGGAGCGAGGCTCGTTCTGCCCTTCGTCGTGGTCGCCCTCGCGGGCTGCATCCCGAACGTGCCCGTGCTCCGCGTCGATCCGACCCGCGAGCCCACCGCGGAGGCGCCCAAGGCCCCGGCGCCGCTCGCGAACGGCCGCCTGCCGGACACGGCGCGACCGCTCCGGTACGCGCTCTCGTTGTGGGTGAATCCGAAGGAGCCGCGCTTCACGGGCGAGGTGACGATCGACGTGGAGATCCCGCGACCGACGTCGCACGTGGTGCTGCACGCGGCGGAGATCGATCTGCGGCGGGCGCAGGGGCTCGTCCGAGGCGAGCGGCACCCGGCGCGGATCTCGACGCGGCCGAGCACGGGGCACAAGGCGCCGGACGAGCTCGTACTTTCGTTCGATCGGCCGCTGCCCGCGGGACGCGCGTCGATCGAGATCACCTACGTCGCGCCCTTCGGCGAGGGCACGGCGGGCCTGTTCCGCGTCGAGGACGCGGGCGCGTCGTACGCCTTCACGCAGCTCGAACCCGTCGACGCGCGGCGGGTCTTCCCGTGCTTCGACGAGCCCGGCTTCAAGGTGCCGTTCGACGTGAAGGTGACGGTGCCGAAGGGCCAGCTCGCGCTGTCGAACGCGCCGGAGACCGGCCGAACGGCCTCGCCGGACGCCGCGCACGAGACGTTCACGTTCGCCACGACGGAGCCGCTCCCGACGTACCTCGTCGCGCTCGCGGTAGGGCCGTTCGAGATCCGCGAGGCGAAGACGACCGTTGGGGGTCCAAAGGATCCGATCAAGCTGCGGATCGTCACGACGCGCGGCAAGTCGAAGCTCGGCGAGCTCGTGCTCGACACGGCGGCGCGTGAGCTCGCCGTGCTCGCGGGCTTCTTCGGTCGGGAGTATCCGTACAAGAAGCTCGATCTCGTGGCCGTGCCGGACCTCATGGCCGCGGCGATGGAGCACCCGGGGCTCGTGACGTTCCGCGAGGATCTGGCGCTGCTCGATCCGGACGTGGCCTCGGCGCAAGGGAAGCAGGAGATGGCGTCGATCGTGGCGCACGAGCTTGCGCACCAGTGGTTCGGCAACCTCGTGGGGCCGCCGTGGTGGGACGATCTCTGGCTCAACGAGGGCCTCGCGACGTGGATGACGGCGAAGGTCGTGGACACGATCACGAAGGACACAGGCGCCGCCGCGTTCGGCGTTCGCGACAAACACCTCGCGATGAAGCTCGACGAGCTGCCCTCGTCGCGGGCCGTGCGCGCGCCCGTGGTGAGCACAGAGGACGCCGAGGAGATCTTCGACGCGATCACCTACGAGAAGGGCGCGAGCCTCGTCCGGATGCTCGAAGGCTGGCTCGGAGAAGACGTGATGCGGAAGGGCCTCGCGGCGCACACGTCCGCGCACGCGCACGGCACGGCCTCGACGGACGTCCTGCTCGCGGCGCTCGCCGATGCGTCGGGCAAGGACGTCGCGGCCGTGGCGCGCCCGTTCCTCGAACGCACGGGCGTGCCCTTCGTGCGTGCCGAGCTCGCCTGCGATGCAGACAAACCGCCCCGCGTCTCGCTCGCGCTCACGTCGCCGGCCTCGCGGGCGGGCGCAGGTGGCGAGCAGGCGCAGGCGTTCGTCGTGCCCGCGTGCGTCGCGTACGAGGGCGGGACGGCGCCCGTGTGCGGGCTGCTCTCCGATCGCCTGGTGCTGGAGCTCCCGCGGCGTGGCTGCCCGGCGTGGATTCATCCGAACGCGGACGAACGCGGCTACTACCGGTTCACGCTGCCGCGCGCCTCGTGGGACGCGCTCGTGAAGGTCGCGAAGAAGCTCTCGCCGACGGAACGCGTGGGCCTCGTGGCGAACGCACTCGCGCTCGTGCGCAGCGGGGAGCTCGGTGCGGATGCGCTGCTCGAGCTTCTCTCGTC
Protein-coding sequences here:
- a CDS encoding fibro-slime domain-containing protein, whose product is MATIVRGLLLLGLVSGCGARTELPVCQVEGQTRECETICGKGVETCVFGRWEGCTAPQPSSTLPLGVTIRDFSSAHPDFEEVSIGLDLGIVQTNLGSDGKPVYAGSPTTPTTSGKASFDEWYRDVPGVNASTPFVLDLASSPDTPDVYRFHAPDFFPIDGQLLGNEGNPHNFHFTLEMQIPFRYVGGESLTFRGDDDLWVFINDRLAIDLGGVHATESRTILLDDAAETLGITKGEVFPFALFFAERHTSGSNFYLETTIAEFDICPK
- a CDS encoding EGF domain-containing protein, with amino-acid sequence MRGGIRAISGILLLGAILVAAAGCSDDPSIPTTGGAGQGGSAGQGGAGGQGGQGGDAGQGGDAGQGGQGGQGGVGGQGGTGGSSAVCGDGSVEGSEGCDDGNTADADGCSAACAIEEGWSCAGEPSTCTTGCGDGLIAGMEACDDGNKADADGCSAACTFESGWECAGEPTVCTDVDECALNTDNCDANASCTNTPGSFACACNMGYAGDGVTCMEVDECALNTDNCDANASCTNTPGSFACTCNMGYAGDGVLCMDVDECALNTDNCHANAACTNLPGTFSCACNMGYTGDGIQCMDVDECALNTDNCHANAACTNQPGSFSCTCNMGYTGNGVQCTDVNECAANTDDCDPNAACTNQPGSFSCACNQGFTGNGKTCTSVCGDGLVVAGEPCDDAGTTSGDGCSATCQVEGGYTCTGMPSVCTPLCGDGLLLPGEKCDDGDAMGGDGCSAICKVEPYFRCKGTPSTCARIRIAYAPSIADAASYRTAIAAITGGTVTYVDPRMSTPSLATLNTYDCVHTWVNEGYANATTFGNNLGDFVDAGGNVVLGVFSTYTSNISLAGKIMTAAYSPVVSPTGENLYTSSSYSGNGTTFLHSGVSAYASTYRDYLILQGAGIVDGTYADGEIAHAYRPDFKVVYSNGTGHPGMQGTGDWARLVANGCAAGFLQ
- a CDS encoding DUF378 domain-containing protein encodes the protein MSGLAWVAMILVIVGALNWALVGLFQWNLVTALFGVDSALTRIVYVLVGLAGLYLIFLSTRLVQRPRA
- a CDS encoding alpha/beta fold hydrolase, which codes for MGIARLGDVDIHYDTFGESGPAVLLVMGLGSRGDNWTPISRALAGRGFRAIQFDNRDVGRSSRVSGGSYEIADMAADAVGLLDHLGIPEARLVGISMGGMIAQEIAVRYPERLSRLVLLATSAGGDLARKPEGAILSELTALARGGDHAAAEARLASFYRAITGPAFVQKYPELLDMAITSTLEGAPEVDGLLRQIQAISRFSVWDRLGDVRAPTLVLHGDADPLIPHENGELLARRIPGARLRTLPGVGHLVPLEAPLETYGALLDFLA
- a CDS encoding DUF350 domain-containing protein is translated as MLDISQLLKAAIATLIFVAIGLVVFAVAFIIITKVTPFSIRKEIEEDQNTALAIVIGSVILGLSWIIAAAIHG
- a CDS encoding M1 family metallopeptidase; protein product: MLAWSRGARLVLPFVVVALAGCIPNVPVLRVDPTREPTAEAPKAPAPLANGRLPDTARPLRYALSLWVNPKEPRFTGEVTIDVEIPRPTSHVVLHAAEIDLRRAQGLVRGERHPARISTRPSTGHKAPDELVLSFDRPLPAGRASIEITYVAPFGEGTAGLFRVEDAGASYAFTQLEPVDARRVFPCFDEPGFKVPFDVKVTVPKGQLALSNAPETGRTASPDAAHETFTFATTEPLPTYLVALAVGPFEIREAKTTVGGPKDPIKLRIVTTRGKSKLGELVLDTAARELAVLAGFFGREYPYKKLDLVAVPDLMAAAMEHPGLVTFREDLALLDPDVASAQGKQEMASIVAHELAHQWFGNLVGPPWWDDLWLNEGLATWMTAKVVDTITKDTGAAAFGVRDKHLAMKLDELPSSRAVRAPVVSTEDAEEIFDAITYEKGASLVRMLEGWLGEDVMRKGLAAHTSAHAHGTASTDVLLAALADASGKDVAAVARPFLERTGVPFVRAELACDADKPPRVSLALTSPASRAGAGGEQAQAFVVPACVAYEGGTAPVCGLLSDRLVLELPRRGCPAWIHPNADERGYYRFTLPRASWDALVKVAKKLSPTERVGLVANALALVRSGELGADALLELLSSLRGERNPAVLAEMTESLRWIRVVLPDSGAREALGRFVGALFLPLGKELGWATRKQDDDATRLARVAVLEALGVLAEDPWTLRQAASRATAYLDDPRAIDADTTAVALLVAARTGGDERLQALRDAVRLAATPEERVIAARAIGRIGDPAELGRGLDIARAGELRAHEFARAFHESARAPETLSTSLGWIRARGPDLAPRFGGGLLLELSSAVGEACDPVTRDDALKVFKAIFETASVNPRKLQALEEQANQCIAVRERETPRLRKKLGLGPR